One Aegilops tauschii subsp. strangulata cultivar AL8/78 chromosome 7, Aet v6.0, whole genome shotgun sequence genomic window carries:
- the LOC109787447 gene encoding sugar transport protein MST5, protein MAGGVVISSSGGKVYPGHMTAFVFFSCLVASSGGLIFGYDIGISGGVTSMDSFLSEFFPSVYAQAKANKEKNQYCKFDSQLLTLFTSSLYLAALATSFLAASVTRIFGRKWSMFCGGITFLAGSALNGAATNVMMLILGRILLGIGVGFANQSVPLYLSEMAPANLRGMLNIGFQLMTTIGILSANLINYATVSIEGGWGWRIGLGLAGVPALIITLGALALPDTPNSLIARGYTAEAKKVLVKVRGTSDVHDEYDDMVAASEEAKAIEHPWRNILERKYRPQLTIAVLIPFFQQLTGINVIMFYAPVLFLTIGFGGDASLMSAVITGLVNMFATIISIVSVDRLGRRALFLQGGTQMFVSQIVVGTLIALQFGTTGEGEMSRTYAMLLVLFICLYVAGFAWSWGPLGWLVPSEVFALEIRSAGQSIAVCVNMTLTFIIGQAFLTMLCHLKFGLFYFFAAWMVIMTTFIALFLPETKGVPIDEMNLVWSRHWFWSKYVVQAGGSNRRTHGV, encoded by the exons ATGGCGGGGGGCGTGGTGATAAGCTCCTCCGGGGGCAAGGTGTACCCTGGCCACATGACGGCCTTCGTCTTCTTCTCCTGTCTCGTCGCCTCCTCTGGTGGCCTCATCTTCGGCTACGACATCGGCATCTCTG GTGGTGTAACATCCATGGACTCGTTCTTGAGCGAGTTCTTTCCGTCGGTGTACGCCCAGGCCAAGGCAAACAAGGAAAAGAACCAGTACTGCAAGTTCGACAGCCAGCTGCTGACGCTATTCACGTCCTCACTGTACCTGGCCGCGCTAGCAACATCGTTCCTAGCAGCGTCAGTGACGCGCATCTTCGGCCGGAAGTGGTCCATGTTCTGTGGCGGCATCACCTTCCTCGCGGGCTCGGCACTCAACGGCGCCGCCACTAACGTGATGATGCTGATCCTCGGCCGCATCCTCCTCGGCATCGGCGTAGGCTTCGCCAACCAGTCCGTCCCTCTCTACCTCTCGGAGATGGCGCCGGCGAACCTCCGGGGCATGCTCAACATCGGCTTCCAGCTGATGACCACCATCGGCATCCTGTCCGCCAACCTCATCAACTACGCCACCGTTAGCATCGAGGGTGGCTGGGGCTGGCGCATCGGCCTTGGCCTGGCTGGCGTCCCGGCGCTCATCATTACCCTCGGCGCACTTGCCCTGCCGGACACTCCCAACTCCCTCATCGCCCGCGGCTACACTGCGGAAGCCAAGAAGGTGCTGGTCAAGGTCAGGGGAACCTCGGACGTGCATGATGAGTACGATGACATGGTGGCCGCCAGCGAGGAGGCCAAGGCCATCGAGCACCCTTGGCGGAACATCCTGGAGCGCAAGTACCGTCCCCAGCTGACAATTGCTGTGCTCATCCCCTTCTTCCAGCAGCTCACCGGCATCAACGTCATCATGTTCTACGCGCCCGTGTTGTTCCTCACAATCGGCTTCGGCGGCGACGCCTCGCTCATGTCCGCCGTCATCACGGGGCTTGTCAACATGTTTGCCACCATCATCTCCATCGTCTCCGTGGACCGGCTCGGCCGCCGTGCCCTGTTCCTCCAGGGCGGCACACAGATGTTCGTGTCCCAGATAGTGGTGGGGACTCTGATCGCTCTCCAGTTCGGCACCACGGGCGAGGGGGAGATGTCGCGCACCTATGCCATGCTGCTGGTGCTATTCATTTGCCTCTACGTTGCCGGGTTCGCATGGTCGTGGGGGCCGCTGGGCTGGCTCGTTCCCAGCGAGGTGTTCGCGCTGGAGATTAGGTCGGCAGGGCAGAGCATTGCCGTGTGCGTCAACATGACACTCACCTTCATCATTGGGCAGGCGTTCCTCACCATGCTTTGTCACCTCAAGTTCGGCCTCTTCTACTTCTTTGCGGCGTGGATGGTCATCATGACGACCTTCATCGCCCTCTTCCTGCCAGAGACCAAGGGGGTTCCCATAGACGAGATGAACCTCGTCTGGAGCCGACACTGGTTCTGGAGCAAGTACGTCGTCCAGGCAGGCGGCAGCAACCGCAGAACACACGGCGTCTAG